One Deltaproteobacteria bacterium DNA segment encodes these proteins:
- a CDS encoding cupredoxin family protein has product MSLVSATGAPAHDDKKNVKKEEQRADDHAADLGKPGDPGKVTRSIAVEMNDTMRFRPDSIRVKRGETIRFIVRNTGKVKHEMVLGTIKELKEHAELMRKFPEMEHADPNQVSIEPGMTGELVWRFTKAGTFDFACLVPGHFEAGMVGKVRVGR; this is encoded by the coding sequence GTGAGCCTTGTTTCCGCCACCGGAGCGCCGGCCCACGACGACAAGAAAAACGTGAAGAAAGAAGAACAGCGCGCCGATGACCACGCGGCGGATCTCGGCAAGCCGGGAGATCCCGGCAAGGTCACGCGCAGCATCGCGGTGGAAATGAACGACACGATGCGCTTCCGCCCCGACAGCATCCGGGTGAAACGGGGCGAGACCATCCGGTTCATCGTCAGGAACACCGGCAAGGTGAAGCACGAAATGGTGCTTGGAACGATCAAGGAACTGAAAGAACACGCCGAGTTGATGCGGAAATTCCCGGAGATGGAACACGCCGATCCCAACCAGGTCAGCATCGAACCCGGAATGACCGGCGAGCTGGTCTGGCGATTCACCAAGGCCGGGACGTTCGATTTTGCCTGCCTGGTGCCGGGGCATTTCGAAGCGGGTATGGTCGGCAAGGTTCGGGTCGGCCGCTGA